CCGTACCGTGGTTGTCGGGTGGATTGACGCTGATGACTGGCGACGCCTCGGTCATGCCATAGGCGTGATAGAAGGCGATGTCCGGCATGGCGGCCAGCGCGCGGTCCAGCACGCCGGCGGCAATCGGCGAGGCGCCGTAATAGATGCGCTGCAGGCTCGAAAGGTCGTGGTCGCCAAAGGCGGGGTCGTCGAGCACGGCCTGCAGCATCGTCGGCACCATCAGCAGTTCCTCGATGCGCTCGTGCTCGATGGTCCGGAGCACCGCCGCCGGGGCAAAGCCGGGATGGATCACCTGCACGTCGCCAGCCACGATATGCCCGACAGCGCGCGCCATCGCGGCGGTGTGGAACAGCGGCGCCACGTGCAGCGACACGAACGTGCCGTGCCCGCCGCGAAACTCGGCCATGCGCGATACCGCCGACGCCCACAGGTTCAGGTGCGACTGCATCACGCCCTTGGGCTTGCCCGTGGTGCCGCCCGTGTACATGATCGTGGCCAGGTCCTCGCCACCACGAAATACATCGGGCACCGGCGCGGCCGCGGCGATCAGCGCCTCGTAGTCGAGCATGCCGTCGGGGGCATCCTGCTCGCCGGCATAGATCACCCGGGGCGGACGTTTGGCCGTGGCGACCATGCCGGCCACCATCGGCAGGAACTGGTCGTCGACGATCAGGATGCCGGTGTCGCAATCGTCGAGCGAGTAGACGATCTCGGGCACGCTCCAGCGGATGTTGACCGGGTTCAGCACGCCACCGCCCCACCACACGGCCAGCATGTACTCGATATAGCGGTCGGAGTTCAGCGCCAGCATGCCCACGCGGTTGCCGGGCGCCATGCCCAGCGACTGCAGCGCGCCGGCCAGACGGCCCACCCGGTCGTGCAAGGCGCGGAAGGTGCGGGTGCGGTCGCCAAAGACGGTGGCTCGGCTGTCTGGCGTCTGCTGCATGCAGCGATGCAGCCCCTGCGTCAGGTACATGTGTCGTCTCCTTGAAATGATGCAAACGCCGGGTACGGTGCCGGGCGATGTGTTGGGAGTCGACTGTACGGACGCGCCGGCGCCCTGTCGTGCTCCGAACGAACCAATTTGCAAGCTGCAGTGCGATTGGTCCGAACGGACCAAGACAGTCCGCGCCGCCCGATGGAAGAATCGACCCACATTCGATACCAAGGGCGACACGGGCATGAGCGGACCGCTGGCAGGGCTGAGGATTCTCGACTTTTCGACGCTGCTGCCGGGGCCCTTCGCCACGCTGGCGCTGGCCGACCTGGGTGCCGACGTGATCCGCGTCGAGGCGCCCACGCGGGCCGATCCCGTGCGGCGGCTGGCGCCGCAGCGCCACGGCGTGTCGGCCGTGCAC
This region of Cupriavidus sp. EM10 genomic DNA includes:
- a CDS encoding long-chain-fatty-acid--CoA ligase, whose protein sequence is MYLTQGLHRCMQQTPDSRATVFGDRTRTFRALHDRVGRLAGALQSLGMAPGNRVGMLALNSDRYIEYMLAVWWGGGVLNPVNIRWSVPEIVYSLDDCDTGILIVDDQFLPMVAGMVATAKRPPRVIYAGEQDAPDGMLDYEALIAAAAPVPDVFRGGEDLATIMYTGGTTGKPKGVMQSHLNLWASAVSRMAEFRGGHGTFVSLHVAPLFHTAAMARAVGHIVAGDVQVIHPGFAPAAVLRTIEHERIEELLMVPTMLQAVLDDPAFGDHDLSSLQRIYYGASPIAAGVLDRALAAMPDIAFYHAYGMTEASPVISVNPPDNHGTEGRASGLYRSAGRAGFGVTMRIVDPDGNEVPRNTVGEIVVRGANITRGYWNRPQETAQALRDGWLYTGDGGYMDDDGYLFIVDRLKDMIVTGGENVYSAEVESVLSLHPDVASCAVIGIPDERWGEAVHAVVVPRAGKSPSDAALREHCRAALASYKCPKSFEFRPALPLSAAGKILKRDLREQFWRGQARQVS